In Brevibacterium zhoupengii, the following are encoded in one genomic region:
- a CDS encoding MIP/aquaporin family protein, giving the protein MGTIFLYEIGGTAMLILLGVGVVANVVLGKTKGNGGGWLLISFGWGLAVFAGVFVAFKTGAHLNPAVTIGILSSGAEEYAPGIAVNFGNTIAYLAAEMIGAMIGAFLAWAVYKKHYDEEKEAGNILGTFSTGPEIRSYGWNFVTEVIATFVLVFVILLFGGTPHGLGPLAVGLLVVVIGASLGGPTGYAINPARDLGPRIVHALLPIPNKGSSDWAYSWVPIAGPLVGAIIAGLLSRAFV; this is encoded by the coding sequence ATGGGTACTATTTTCCTTTATGAGATCGGCGGAACGGCGATGCTCATACTGCTCGGTGTCGGCGTCGTCGCCAACGTGGTGCTGGGCAAGACCAAGGGCAACGGGGGAGGCTGGCTCCTCATCTCGTTCGGCTGGGGCCTCGCGGTCTTCGCCGGTGTCTTCGTCGCATTCAAGACAGGTGCACACCTCAACCCCGCCGTGACCATCGGCATCTTGTCCAGTGGTGCCGAGGAATACGCTCCCGGCATCGCCGTGAACTTCGGCAACACCATCGCCTACCTCGCGGCCGAGATGATCGGTGCCATGATCGGTGCCTTCCTCGCCTGGGCCGTATACAAGAAGCACTATGACGAGGAGAAGGAAGCCGGCAACATCCTCGGCACCTTCTCCACCGGTCCGGAGATCCGCAGCTACGGCTGGAACTTCGTCACCGAGGTCATCGCCACCTTCGTCCTCGTCTTCGTCATCCTCCTCTTCGGAGGAACCCCGCACGGGCTCGGACCCTTGGCAGTCGGCCTCCTCGTCGTCGTCATCGGCGCCTCGCTGGGCGGACCCACCGGCTACGCAATCAACCCGGCCCGTGACCTCGGGCCCCGCATCGTCCATGCCCTGCTGCCGATCCCGAACAAGGGCAGCTCGGACTGGGCATACTCGTGGGTGCCGATCGCAGGACCTCTGGTCGGCGCCATCATCGCCGGACTGCTCTCCCGAGCCTTCGTCTGA
- a CDS encoding Ppx/GppA phosphatase family protein, with amino-acid sequence MRLAVLDIGSNSVHLLVVDAHVGAPPLPATSHKEVLRLAEYLGDDGMIDAAGQERLHNFIAEAVEIAEDQGSEQILAFATSAIRDAPNGAELIDSINAQLGVTLNVMSGKDEARVTFLAVRRWFGWSAGKILLLDIGGGSLEIAAGQDEYPEAAVSVPLGAGRTYSDFIPDPLPSAEDIHSLQKYARSQIGRIAGKINRVGTADQVVGSSKTFRSLARIAGAAPSGDGIYAPRKLFRRDLAGIIETLSSRTPEERATLPGVSQARAGQVLAGAIVADAAFAIFDVNVMNISPWALREGIIMRKLDLLDSAETSSAMRVELV; translated from the coding sequence ATGCGCCTAGCAGTCCTCGATATCGGCTCCAACAGCGTCCACCTTCTCGTGGTCGACGCTCATGTCGGAGCCCCTCCCTTGCCCGCCACCTCCCACAAAGAGGTCCTGCGCCTCGCCGAGTACCTCGGCGACGACGGCATGATCGACGCAGCCGGTCAGGAACGACTGCACAACTTCATCGCCGAGGCGGTGGAGATCGCCGAGGACCAAGGATCGGAGCAGATCCTGGCATTCGCCACCTCGGCGATCAGAGACGCACCGAATGGTGCCGAGCTCATCGACTCCATCAACGCTCAGCTCGGGGTCACCCTCAACGTGATGTCGGGCAAGGACGAAGCACGGGTGACGTTCCTGGCCGTCAGGCGCTGGTTCGGCTGGTCGGCTGGGAAGATCCTGCTGCTCGACATCGGCGGCGGCTCCCTCGAGATCGCAGCAGGGCAGGACGAATACCCCGAAGCCGCCGTGTCAGTGCCTCTGGGTGCAGGCCGGACCTATTCCGACTTCATCCCCGATCCGCTGCCCAGCGCCGAGGACATCCACAGCCTCCAGAAGTACGCCCGCTCCCAGATCGGCCGCATCGCCGGCAAGATCAACCGCGTGGGCACAGCCGACCAGGTGGTGGGCTCGTCGAAGACATTCCGCTCCCTGGCCCGGATCGCCGGCGCGGCACCCAGCGGTGACGGCATCTACGCCCCACGCAAACTCTTCCGCCGAGACCTCGCCGGGATCATCGAGACTCTGTCCTCCCGAACTCCGGAAGAACGCGCCACACTGCCCGGAGTCTCCCAGGCTCGCGCAGGCCAGGTCCTTGCCGGAGCCATCGTCGCCGACGCCGCCTTCGCCATCTTCGACGTCAACGTGATGAACATCTCCCCATGGGCACTGCGCGAAGGCATCATCATGCGCAAACTCGACCTGCTCGACTCCGCAGAGACCTCCTCGGCGATGCGGGTCGAACTGGTCTGA
- a CDS encoding glycerol-3-phosphate dehydrogenase/oxidase gives MRNGELSPSFRDEALHTLENTSPDDPLDVFVVGGGVTGAGSAFDAATRGLKVGVVDAKDWASGTSSRSSKLMHGGLRYLEMLDFKLVAEALKERDLLLQHTAPHLVEPVAFVFPFEHRLIDRAFIGSGVLLYDTMATRPGRKRAVPMHRHLGKKALTAHFPGLADDAAVGALEYYDAKVDDARFVMTLIRSAVGYGAAAANHVSVIDYLHDGDQVSGVRARDEMTGREFDIHARRTILAGGVWTEEQQDLAKADAGLQVLASKGVHITVEQDKIKADPNTGIISKTEKSVLFVIPWEGYWVIGTTDTPWDQDVDSPVANSDDIDYLLKHANAILTEKLTRNDVIGVYSGLRPLLQPVVKEGQASTKVSREHTVMEIEPALAAIAGGKFTTYRVMAEDAVDFVLGDDAKDRRSLTESIPLLGAQGVGAVRRGQSGIAEKYGWDEDRVRRLIRRYGTLLEDILDLIDEDPELGRPLPGAERYLRAEAHYAATSEGAVHLGDILERRMRLNYEVRDRGKHAAEAVAAIVAPILGWDEDREADEIADFTSHVDAQIAAESTHDDAAAAALVEETLKP, from the coding sequence ATGCGAAATGGCGAGTTGTCCCCATCGTTCCGCGATGAAGCCCTGCACACCCTGGAGAACACCAGCCCGGACGACCCGCTCGACGTCTTCGTCGTCGGCGGAGGCGTCACCGGAGCAGGATCCGCCTTCGATGCGGCCACCCGCGGACTTAAGGTCGGGGTCGTCGATGCCAAGGACTGGGCTTCCGGCACCTCGTCACGGTCCTCGAAACTCATGCACGGCGGACTGCGCTACCTGGAGATGCTCGACTTCAAACTCGTGGCTGAAGCGCTGAAGGAACGCGACCTCCTGCTCCAACACACGGCGCCCCACCTGGTTGAACCCGTGGCCTTCGTCTTCCCCTTCGAACACCGCCTCATCGACAGGGCATTCATCGGATCCGGCGTTCTGCTCTATGACACGATGGCCACCCGCCCCGGACGCAAACGTGCCGTCCCGATGCACCGCCACCTGGGCAAGAAAGCACTCACTGCCCATTTCCCCGGCCTGGCCGACGACGCAGCGGTCGGTGCCCTCGAATACTACGATGCGAAGGTCGACGACGCCCGTTTCGTCATGACGCTCATCCGCTCCGCTGTGGGCTACGGCGCAGCAGCGGCCAACCACGTCTCCGTCATCGACTACCTCCACGACGGGGACCAGGTCTCCGGAGTCCGTGCTCGTGATGAGATGACCGGCCGGGAATTCGACATCCACGCCCGCCGCACGATCCTTGCCGGGGGAGTCTGGACCGAGGAACAGCAGGACCTGGCCAAGGCCGACGCAGGCCTCCAGGTGCTCGCTTCCAAGGGCGTGCACATCACGGTCGAGCAGGACAAGATCAAGGCAGACCCGAACACGGGCATCATCTCGAAGACGGAGAAGTCCGTGCTCTTCGTGATCCCGTGGGAGGGCTACTGGGTCATCGGCACCACGGACACCCCGTGGGACCAGGACGTCGACTCACCGGTCGCGAACTCCGATGACATCGACTACCTGCTCAAGCACGCGAACGCGATTCTGACCGAGAAGCTGACCCGCAACGACGTCATCGGCGTCTACTCCGGCCTCCGCCCCCTGCTCCAGCCCGTGGTCAAGGAAGGTCAGGCCTCGACGAAGGTCTCCCGCGAACACACGGTGATGGAGATCGAGCCCGCTCTGGCAGCCATCGCCGGTGGCAAGTTCACCACGTATCGCGTCATGGCCGAGGACGCCGTCGACTTCGTCCTCGGAGATGACGCGAAGGACCGCCGATCCCTGACCGAATCGATCCCGCTGCTGGGCGCTCAGGGCGTCGGGGCCGTGCGCCGCGGCCAATCCGGTATCGCCGAGAAATACGGGTGGGACGAAGACCGGGTCAGGCGCCTCATCCGCCGCTACGGCACCCTGCTCGAGGACATCCTCGACCTCATCGACGAGGACCCCGAACTCGGTCGCCCGCTGCCCGGTGCCGAACGCTACCTGCGCGCCGAGGCACACTATGCGGCGACCTCGGAAGGTGCCGTCCACCTCGGCGACATCCTCGAGCGACGGATGCGGCTGAACTATGAGGTCAGGGACCGAGGCAAGCACGCCGCCGAGGCGGTCGCTGCGATCGTCGCCCCGATCCTCGGGTGGGACGAGGACAGAGAAGCAGATGAAATCGCCGATTTCACCTCTCATGTCGACGCACAGATCGCCGCCGAATCCACCCACGACGATGCCGCGGCTGCCGCACTCGTCGAGGAAACACTGAAACCGTAA
- the glpK gene encoding glycerol kinase GlpK → MSQEKYILAVDQGTTSSRAIVFNHAGQIVSSGQLEHEQIFPRAGWVEHDPMEIIRNTNEAIGQALTRADINRHQLEGVGITNQRETTVIWNKNTGKPVYNAIVWQDTRTQKICDELAGDEGPDKYKDRVGLPLATYFAGPKAKWVFDNVEGVKESAEAGELLFGTMDTWVLWNLTGGVNGGVHVTDVTNASRTMLMNVKSLDWNEEIAGDMGIPVSMLPEIKSCSEVYGYGAKNGLIIDTPICGILGDQQAATFGQACFEKGQAKNTYGTGNFMLINTGNEPVASKNGLLTTVAYKIGDADAVYALEGSIAVTGSLVQWLRDNLGIISDAPEVETLAKQVEDNGGCYIVPAFSGLFAPHWESDARGVIVGLTRYVNKNHIARAALESVAFQSREVLDAMDLDSGVALTELKVDGGMVANETLMQFQADLLGVPVIRPEVVETTALGAAYAAGIAVKFWNGEDDVKANWREGKRWEPSMDEDKVARVYRLWNKAVDKSKTWVDEDVEELYG, encoded by the coding sequence ATGAGTCAGGAAAAGTACATCCTCGCCGTCGACCAGGGCACCACCTCGTCGCGGGCCATCGTCTTCAACCACGCAGGGCAGATCGTGTCATCGGGTCAGCTCGAGCACGAGCAGATCTTCCCTCGGGCCGGCTGGGTCGAACACGACCCGATGGAGATCATCAGGAACACGAACGAGGCGATCGGTCAGGCCCTGACCCGCGCCGACATCAACCGCCACCAGCTCGAGGGCGTCGGCATCACGAACCAGCGTGAGACCACGGTGATCTGGAACAAGAACACCGGCAAGCCGGTCTACAACGCGATCGTCTGGCAGGACACCAGAACACAGAAGATCTGCGATGAACTCGCCGGAGACGAAGGTCCCGACAAGTACAAGGACCGGGTCGGTCTGCCCCTGGCCACCTACTTCGCCGGGCCGAAGGCCAAGTGGGTCTTCGACAATGTCGAGGGCGTCAAGGAGTCTGCTGAAGCCGGGGAGCTGCTCTTCGGCACCATGGACACCTGGGTGCTCTGGAACCTCACCGGCGGTGTCAACGGCGGAGTCCACGTCACCGACGTCACCAACGCCTCGCGCACCATGCTCATGAACGTCAAGAGTCTCGATTGGAACGAGGAGATCGCTGGCGACATGGGCATCCCCGTCTCGATGCTGCCGGAGATCAAGTCCTGCTCCGAGGTCTATGGGTACGGTGCGAAGAACGGCCTCATCATCGACACCCCGATCTGCGGCATCCTCGGTGACCAGCAGGCGGCGACCTTCGGCCAGGCCTGCTTCGAGAAGGGCCAGGCCAAGAACACCTACGGCACCGGCAACTTCATGCTCATCAACACCGGCAACGAGCCTGTGGCCAGCAAAAACGGTCTGCTGACGACGGTGGCCTACAAGATCGGCGACGCCGATGCGGTCTACGCCCTCGAAGGTTCCATCGCCGTCACCGGGTCCCTTGTGCAGTGGCTGCGTGACAACCTCGGAATCATCTCCGATGCTCCCGAGGTCGAGACGCTGGCGAAGCAGGTCGAGGACAACGGCGGCTGCTACATCGTGCCGGCCTTCTCCGGTCTCTTCGCCCCGCACTGGGAGTCCGACGCACGCGGCGTGATCGTGGGCCTGACTCGCTACGTCAACAAGAACCACATCGCCCGTGCGGCTCTCGAGTCGGTTGCGTTCCAGTCCCGTGAGGTCCTCGACGCTATGGACCTCGATTCGGGTGTCGCGCTCACCGAGCTCAAGGTCGACGGCGGCATGGTCGCCAACGAAACGCTCATGCAGTTCCAGGCCGACCTCCTCGGCGTGCCCGTCATCCGGCCTGAGGTCGTCGAGACCACGGCCCTGGGTGCGGCCTACGCAGCGGGCATCGCCGTGAAGTTCTGGAACGGCGAGGACGACGTGAAGGCCAACTGGCGCGAGGGCAAGCGCTGGGAGCCGTCCATGGACGAGGACAAGGTCGCTCGCGTCTACCGTCTGTGGAACAAGGCCGTCGACAAGTCGAAGACCTGGGTCGACGAGGACGTCGAAGAACTCTACGGCTGA